The nucleotide sequence TTGGCTCCGGGCTATTCAGACGAAACGATTTTTGCTTACTTGGCCAGGGATTTAGAAAAGCTGTTCGAGCCTCCGGCTGGAGACGAAGATGAGGATATTGAAGTGGTGGAGTTGACTGTGGCGGAGCTGCGGCAGAAGGCGATCGCCTCCCAAGACCTAGATGCCAAGACCATCGCCTGTTTTCATCGCGCGTTAGAGCTGCTGCAAGGGAACGAACTGCGAAAGACAAACCCTTAGATAATCGGCGACTTCAAACAAAAAATTTTGCTTGAATTGAGGATCGAATAGATTAATATTTATCTGCTTGTATTAATTTCTGGTATGAACCAGTAAAAAGTCTATACAGGATAAGCGGTGAATTCCCATAGCTATTGTGACAAGCAAAGGGGATGGCCATGAAAACTCCTAGATAGTTTTATCGTCAACACGATTTTTTGCTAAGATGCTCTCAGCTTATATTCAGTAATGCCACTTATCGAAATATTACTTAATGTGATAGTTTTGTAAGGCATGGTTAACTTTTGGGCTTTCCATTCATGTTCGCGAGCAGTCGTTAAATCGGGTCTATATATTTACGGCTGCTAAGTTGTTAAACCACTGACCAGTAGTTCAAAACTCTGGCCGGTCTTTCCTCTTGGCTGTAGAAATTAGCAACGATAGCTCGCACGGCAAGTCTTCGCTCTGTGTTACGACACTCGTTCTATTCTTTTGCTGCCGATAGGGATGTCACCATTCAATAATGGCCCCCTTGCATGAATCTTCAACTGCGCGAACAACGCCAAAGCTCGTCCCGAGACTCGCTGCAACCCTTGCGGCTATTAATATTAGCAGAAGCCTCCGACGATTTGGACCTGACGCTCTCGGCCTTACAACAGGCTAGCCTGAATTTTAAATACGATGCCGCCGATAGCGAAGTCGCCTACTCCCAATTACTGGCTCGCCATCACTACGATGCAGTGCTATCTGAATATGGTTTTCAGGGACGGACGGGCACTCGAGCACTGGCAGTGCTCGATCGATCGGGCCAAGAGATTCCCTTTATTTTAATGACAGACCGCTTGGGTGAAGAAATTGCGGTGGAATGTCTGCGCTCGGGAGTGACTGATTATGTTTTGAAAGATCGGTTGTTCCGCTTGCCCTTTGTGCTACAGCGGGCCTTGCAAGAATTCGAACAGCGTCGCCAGAGCCAAAAAACCTTTGTGCAAGTCCACCAGCGGGCTCAGCAGGAGAGCATTGTCAATAGTCTCTTGCAGGCCATGCTGAAAAATGTGAATTTAGGCAATGTCTTGCAATCTACCTTAGATAGCCTGCAGGAGGCGCTACAGGTCGATCGCTGTGCTTTTTTAGAGCTTAACGAGGTCGGGGCAAAGATTATGTGTCTCAGCCGAGAATCAGTGCAGCGGGATCGGTTGTTGGGCAGCTATTGCCAACTGTGCAGCCACTATGGCCTACAGATGGCAAGTGGAGAACCGCTTGCGATCGCGAAATTTGACAGCAATATTCCGACCGATATCTGGCGCTCGGCAGCGGATATGAATGTGAAATCGATGCTGCTGGTGCCATTGCGTTTCGACGGGCGCAATCTCGGTTGCCTGTGCCTCCTCCAGTGCGATCGCGAGCGTGCTTGGAGCTCGGATCGGATCCAGTCAGTCAAACGGGTTGCCGACCACTTAACCGTGGCAGTGTATCAAACCGGATTGCATCGAGAACTGCAGGCGCTGAATCAGTGTTTGGATTTAAAAGTCAAACAAGCGCAGCGGGCCTTGCAGTTTGAGGCCACCCTCAAAACCATCAGCGATCGCATTCGCGACAGCTTAGACGAACGACAAATCCTAGAAACCGCCGTGCGAGAACTGGCGATCGCTTTAAATGCCGATTGTTGCAGTACCACCTTGTACGATCTCGAACGGGGCTCCTGCTACGTGGCCTACGAATATACCGAGAAGTTGCCAACGTCTCGAGGAGAGGCCGAGTTAATGGCAGACTTTCCCCATTGCTACCGGCATCTCCTCGCCGGTCAATCCATCCAGTTTTGTCCGCTCGTGCCTCGCTTCAACCATCCCCTCTCCTCCATCTCGGCCGTACCGATTGCAGACGATCGCGCAGTCATGGGAGACATCTGGTTGTTTCGGTCGCCCGATCGCACTTACGAAGCGAATGAAATCGCTCTGGCACAGCAGGTGGCGAATCAATGTGCGATCGCCATTCGACAGGCCAAGCTCTACCAAGCGGCGCAGGCGCAGGTGCGAGAATTAGAGAAGCTCAGCCAACTGAAAGACGACTTCATTAACACGGTTTCCCACGAATTGCGATCGCCGCTGGCGAATATGCGGGTTGCCATTCAGATGTTAGATATTTCTCGCAACACTGAGAAATTCGATCGCTATTTGGATGTTCTGAAGCAGGAGTGCAGGCAAGAGAGCGAGCTAATCGACGATTTGCTGAATCTGCAAAGGATTGGAGCCAACTGCTACGAGCTCGAACTCGAAGTCATTGAATTGCCCAATTATCTCTCTATCATTATTGAGACCTTTCAAGAACGCATCGAACAACACGATCGCCAATTAATTTGCAAACTGGGTGACAAGCCTTTAACCTTGCGAACCGATCGCCTGTGCCTCAATCGCATTCTGCACGAGCTGCTCAATAATGCCTGTAAATATACGGCTGATGGCGGCAGTATTGTAGTTGAGCTTTTAGAGCATCCAAACGCAGGAATTTCGATTGTTGTCGGTAACACTTCCTCTATTCCATCGGAGGCCCTAGCCCATATTTTCGATAAATTCTATCGATTTAATTCGGTGGATATTCGAAAGCACGGAGGGACTGGCCTAGGCTTGTCTTTAGTAAAAAGTATGGTTGATTTGCTCGGCGGCAACATTAGCGTCTCTAGCGAGCAGAGCTGGACGGCGTTTCAGCTCTATCTGCCGCAACAATGATTGGAGAGCGCGAACATCGAGAATAGTGTTTCAAGCTATATTAAGCTATGTTAAGGTAAATTCTGTCGCCATGGAGATCTCTTCATGAATTTACTGTAAAGATGCCGAACGAGAAGAATTCAATTTCATCAAATCTTTGTCGCTCCCGATCGGATTTATCTGGTAGCTCTTTAGAGATGGGTGCTGATTTGGGCAATTTAAATGAGAGGCTTTAGAACCTAAGGGTAGAGTTGCCTTCTGCCCGTACATCTGTCTCCTCTATGGCTATCGCGGAATACTCAATGATTGCATTAAATAACTGCGTGAATTTTACACAAAGCCTGACCACTTGTACTCGGCCAGATTTTACGGGCATCCTCGAAGCAGGTGGAACCGATGGGCAGTGCTGGAAACTGCGTTTTTTTCGCGGCCGTTTGGTTGGCGATGCGGGAGGATCGCACCCGCGCAGGCGCTGGCAGCGGCAGTTTACTCGATTTGCCGAGCATGTGGATTTAAATCGGATGTCAGCCCCTGTCAGGGGGGCATGGAATTATGGACTCGTCGAGCCTCTAGAACGGCAAGGCATTATCTCCCAGAAACAACTGTTGGCGATTTTGCAGGGCAGTGCTCGGGAAGTCTTGTTCGAAATCGCCTTGGAGGAGCATTTGAATGCTTCTCTTGAATCCGCTGGCGATCGCTATACGGTCGTCCGAGAGCAGTTGCAGGATTTCGAGGGTGCCCCCTTAGCCTCAATGGATGCCGAGCGCGAGTGGAGTTTAGTCCAACAAAAACTGCAAGCTTGGATCGCTAAAGGACTGGCGACTTTTCACCCCAACCTAGCACCCACGATTCGCGACCCGGAACAGTTCCTTCAAGCCACTTCTGAGACGGCATTCAATCGCCTCAAACCATTGCTGAACGGCCAGCAAACCCTTTGGGACATAGCATTGCGCTCGAATCGTCCCCTTGAATCGGTACTAAAATCGCTCTCGACCCACATTCGATCGGGTAGCCTCGAGCTCGTCTCCACCCCAGACGGGTTCCTTGCGCCCTCAAGTGGCAAGAGTCACTCGAACGGCCTTTTACCCCAGCCATCCTTCGATCGATGCCGCCTCAAAATCGCTTATCTAGATGATGCGGTTCGGTCAACTCAAATCATGGGACAGATTGTGCGGGAATTGGGATATCAATATCTGGCCGTCAATGTGCCCGTCACAGCACTGACCGCTTTTTTGGAGTACAAGCCCGACATTATCTTTCTCGACTTGGTGATGCCGGTGGCGAACGGCTATGAAATTTGCGCTCAATTGCGGCGAATTGAGGCATTCAAAGAAACTCCCATTTTCATGGTGACGGGCAGCGATGGCATCGTCGATCGCGTTAGGTCCAAGTTAGTGGGAGCCACTGGATTCATTTCCAAGCCCGTCTCCCGCGACAAAATCGAGAAGACGTTGAGCCAGAATCAAATATCTGCCAATGGCGGCTAGCTCCTCACCTGTATCCCCTCTTTCTCTACACTGCTTCTCTACACTGAAACCAGTCCCCCTCAGGAGCCCATCTGTGCCCCTCGACTGGCAGCGTGCCCGCCGCGAAACCCCCGGTTGCGATCGCGTTTTACATTTCAATAATGCGGGTGCCGCCCTGATGCCCGCCCCCGTTCTCGATGCCACCATCGCACACCTGCAACTGGAAGCTGAAATGGGGGGCTACGAGGCGGCTGCCCTTGCCTGCGAACGGGTGGAGAGGGTTTACACCGCCACTGCCGAGCTGCTCGGCTGCGAACCTGGCGAACTTGCGATCGTCGAAAATGCCACCCGCGCTTGGGATATGGCGTTTTACTCCCTCAACTTTCAAGCGGGCGATCGCATTCTCACGGCGGCCTCGGAATATGCCAGCAACTACATTGCTTTTTTGCAGGTGGCCAAACGCACGGGGGCGACGATCGAGGTCATTCCCAACGACGAAACCGGTCAACTGTCGGTCTCTGCCCTCGAAAGGGCGATCGGCGATCGCGTTAAACTCATCGCCATCACCCACGTTCCCAGCAATGGCGGCTTAGTCAATCCTGCTGCCGCAGTCGGTCGAGTCGCCCGCGCGGCAGGCATTCCCTATCTGCTCGATGCTTGCCAATCCATCGGCCAAATGCCCGTCAACGTGCGGGAAATCGGCTGCGACTTCCTCTCTGCCACAGGGCGAAAATACCTGCGCGGACCTCGCGGCACGGGATTTCTGTACGTGCGCCAAGCGCTGATCGAACAGCTAGAGCCCCCTTTCTTAGATATGCACGCGGCTGAATGGGTGGAGCGCGATCGCTATAGAATTCGCCCCGACGCCCGCCGCTTTGAGACGTGGGAAGCCAACTACGCAGCCAAGATTGGCTTGGGGGTGGCGATTGGCTATACCCTCAGTTGGGGATTAGAGGCAATTCGCGATCGCATCCGCCAGTTGGCCGATCGCCTGCGGCTACAGCTTGCTGCTATTCCCAGCGTGGCTGTGCGAGATTTGGGCCGCATTCAATCCGGCATTGTCGCGTTTAATAGCGATCGCCTCTCCGCCAGCCAGATCGCAACCGCCTTGAATGCGCGAGACATCAATGTCTCGATCTCCAGTCTGTCTTCCACACGGTTGGATATGGAAAGCCGCCAGCAAATAGAGTTCGTGCGGGCGTCAGTGCATTACTACAACACAGTTGAGGAAGTGGACCGCTTTTGCGACAGCCTGCAACAGGTTTTGGCAGGAGGTTAGGAGGATTCTCCAGGCGACAGCAATTCCAGCAAGGTACAAAAATCGCTCAAAAGACCGGCCCGATTGGCCGCCGTCAGGATGGGGACGTGGACGAAAAGAGCTCGGGTGGATACGGCTTGCCGATCGAGCTGGCGGAGAAGTTGGTAGTAGGTGGCGTTGCACACGAAGCTGCCTGCGTCGTGACTGATCTGGGTGTTAGGGAGGTGGGGGATGAGGGCATCGAGATCGATCGCGGTTTCCAGACAGATATCGGCTTGTTTGGCGTAGCGTTCGAGGCTGAGGGTTTTGCGTCGTTCTGCCATGCCGCAGAGGAGGACGGTGTGGGGTTGGTGTTGGGCAATGGCACTGGCGATCGCCTGCACGGCTCGTGCTGTCTGGACGGGCAGTTGGCGCAGAGTCTTGGGGGGAAAGGCGATCGGGCTGGTTTCGACAAGGGCGAGCAGATCGTCAGAGGTGTTGCTGGCTTGCTGGGGTTTCCAGGTGGTGAAGGAGGTGGCGAGGAGATGGGGGTAAGAACGGCGATCGCGAGTCATCGGTTGTAGGTTGTGGATTGATTGATGCTGGAAAGAGAAGTCATGGCACCTCCGCACTCGATGGCTTAATAAGGCCACCACTGCATGGGCACGAACTCTGGATATCCATTCGTACAGTTATCCAACTGCTGCGTCGATGCTAATTGTCGAGCAGTAAACCGGTCGTTGAGAGATCCCGGAGGCAAAACGAAATCGCCAAACAGGACCCAGGCACCCGCCAAAATGACCTGCAGGTGAGTCTTGCGAGCTGATTCTCCGCGAGAGCTACCGGGACCGCCAATCAAAACGGGGGAAATGGCGATGCCGCGACTGCCAAAGACAATCTGGCCCAACTTTCGCGCCCGGGGCCAATTACCTGCATCCGTCACAACCCAAACCTTGCGAGGGGTATCGCCTGCTTTGAGGAAGGGCACTAGAGTTGTGAAGTTCGTTAAGGTGACGCGGGCTCGGAAGTCCACAAGAACGCGATCGAAGTCAACTCCCCGCTGCTGCTCAAAAATCAATCTCAGACAGCCTAAAGGACTGCCGCTACTGACAATAATGGGCACATCTGGGACTTCTCGGGCGAGTTGGGCCGCAGCAATCTCCCGCAGGACACCTCCCCCCAGCACCACGATCGCATCGGGCTGCAGGTCTAGGGCTTGTCGGTAGCGCCACCACATGCGGCCGCCCCATGCAGTGACGAGCAGTAGAACGGCGATCGCCCCAATTGAGATGCGGCGTTTGGTGAACCATTGCCGCCAGAGGAGGCGTCGGGCGAACCAGTACTGCACGAGAGGGGGATTCAGTTTCGATCTTCTGTTAGAGCGCTTGTGTCTGTTCGAACCCTGTTTCGACAGCTTGCGTCTAGGCACGGTGACAAGTTCCGATCGCTACTTTGAAACTATAGCAATGCTCTTCGCTCGAGGCGATCGCGCCAATTGCGCTTCAAGCTTGGATACCGCCCATATGTTGAATGTAAGAATGATAGAGATCGTTCTCGCGGGCCAATCTCAGTTGGTAGAATTCGTGATGAATTTGACTAGCTAAGATCGCTAGCAAATCGGCGATATCCGAG is from Synechococcus sp. PCC 7336 and encodes:
- a CDS encoding GAF domain-containing protein, which translates into the protein MNLQLREQRQSSSRDSLQPLRLLILAEASDDLDLTLSALQQASLNFKYDAADSEVAYSQLLARHHYDAVLSEYGFQGRTGTRALAVLDRSGQEIPFILMTDRLGEEIAVECLRSGVTDYVLKDRLFRLPFVLQRALQEFEQRRQSQKTFVQVHQRAQQESIVNSLLQAMLKNVNLGNVLQSTLDSLQEALQVDRCAFLELNEVGAKIMCLSRESVQRDRLLGSYCQLCSHYGLQMASGEPLAIAKFDSNIPTDIWRSAADMNVKSMLLVPLRFDGRNLGCLCLLQCDRERAWSSDRIQSVKRVADHLTVAVYQTGLHRELQALNQCLDLKVKQAQRALQFEATLKTISDRIRDSLDERQILETAVRELAIALNADCCSTTLYDLERGSCYVAYEYTEKLPTSRGEAELMADFPHCYRHLLAGQSIQFCPLVPRFNHPLSSISAVPIADDRAVMGDIWLFRSPDRTYEANEIALAQQVANQCAIAIRQAKLYQAAQAQVRELEKLSQLKDDFINTVSHELRSPLANMRVAIQMLDISRNTEKFDRYLDVLKQECRQESELIDDLLNLQRIGANCYELELEVIELPNYLSIIIETFQERIEQHDRQLICKLGDKPLTLRTDRLCLNRILHELLNNACKYTADGGSIVVELLEHPNAGISIVVGNTSSIPSEALAHIFDKFYRFNSVDIRKHGGTGLGLSLVKSMVDLLGGNISVSSEQSWTAFQLYLPQQ
- a CDS encoding response regulator, producing the protein MNFTQSLTTCTRPDFTGILEAGGTDGQCWKLRFFRGRLVGDAGGSHPRRRWQRQFTRFAEHVDLNRMSAPVRGAWNYGLVEPLERQGIISQKQLLAILQGSAREVLFEIALEEHLNASLESAGDRYTVVREQLQDFEGAPLASMDAEREWSLVQQKLQAWIAKGLATFHPNLAPTIRDPEQFLQATSETAFNRLKPLLNGQQTLWDIALRSNRPLESVLKSLSTHIRSGSLELVSTPDGFLAPSSGKSHSNGLLPQPSFDRCRLKIAYLDDAVRSTQIMGQIVRELGYQYLAVNVPVTALTAFLEYKPDIIFLDLVMPVANGYEICAQLRRIEAFKETPIFMVTGSDGIVDRVRSKLVGATGFISKPVSRDKIEKTLSQNQISANGG
- a CDS encoding aminotransferase class V-fold PLP-dependent enzyme codes for the protein MPLDWQRARRETPGCDRVLHFNNAGAALMPAPVLDATIAHLQLEAEMGGYEAAALACERVERVYTATAELLGCEPGELAIVENATRAWDMAFYSLNFQAGDRILTAASEYASNYIAFLQVAKRTGATIEVIPNDETGQLSVSALERAIGDRVKLIAITHVPSNGGLVNPAAAVGRVARAAGIPYLLDACQSIGQMPVNVREIGCDFLSATGRKYLRGPRGTGFLYVRQALIEQLEPPFLDMHAAEWVERDRYRIRPDARRFETWEANYAAKIGLGVAIGYTLSWGLEAIRDRIRQLADRLRLQLAAIPSVAVRDLGRIQSGIVAFNSDRLSASQIATALNARDINVSISSLSSTRLDMESRQQIEFVRASVHYYNTVEEVDRFCDSLQQVLAGG
- a CDS encoding YdcF family protein, yielding MQYWFARRLLWRQWFTKRRISIGAIAVLLLVTAWGGRMWWRYRQALDLQPDAIVVLGGGVLREIAAAQLAREVPDVPIIVSSGSPLGCLRLIFEQQRGVDFDRVLVDFRARVTLTNFTTLVPFLKAGDTPRKVWVVTDAGNWPRARKLGQIVFGSRGIAISPVLIGGPGSSRGESARKTHLQVILAGAWVLFGDFVLPPGSLNDRFTARQLASTQQLDNCTNGYPEFVPMQWWPY